Proteins encoded in a region of the Suncus etruscus isolate mSunEtr1 chromosome 1, mSunEtr1.pri.cur, whole genome shotgun sequence genome:
- the GGA3 gene encoding ADP-ribosylation factor-binding protein GGA3: MAEAEGESLESWLNKATNPSNRQEDWEYIIGFCDQINKELEGPQIAVRLLAHKIQSPQEWEAVQALTVLEACMKNCGRRFHNEVGKFRFLNELIKVVSPKYLGDRVSERVRTKVIELLFSWTLALPEESKIKDAYHMLKRQGIVQYDPPIPMDRTLIPSPPPRPKNPVFDDEEKSKLLAKLLKSRNPDDLQEANKLIKSMVKEDEARIQKVTRRMHTLEEVNNNAKLLHEMLLHCSREAASEADKELMKELFDRCENKRRTLFKLASETEDNDNSLGAILQASDNLSRVINTYKAVVEGQANGEVPDLEGNHCCGNQGTLIDLADTADNPESPSPAPTASPPSGIPILPPPPQPSVPARNCPSSQAEPPSEAPSTSLSLLDEELLCLGLTDPAPPCAPPREPTANNSQWPLFESKQLELDLLSPAPASHSPPVPASAALRPTLASGPLLVAECQGPGQACSALGSGTGTVQQPEALGHLDPARASSSLVKPASSSFFPGAPAMGPLLPFSAGPGSPLFQPEGSPIKGPELSLASVHVPLESIKPSSALPVTAYDKNGFRILFHFAKESPPGRPDVLVVVVSMLNTAPLPIRGIVLQAAVPKSMKVKLQPPSGTELSPFSPMQPPAAITQVMLLANPMKEKARLRYRLTFTLGEQLSTEVGEVDQFPPVEQWGSL, from the exons ATGGCGGAGGCGGAAGGGGAGAGCCTGGAGTCCTGGCTGA ATAAAGCCACCAACCCTTCCAACCGTCAGGAGGACTGGGAGTACATAATTGGCTTCTGCGACCAGATCAACAAAGAGCTTGAAGG GCCCCAGATCGCCGTGCGGCTGCTGGCTCACAAGATCCAGTCTCCTCAGGAATGGGAGGCAGTGCAAGCGCTCACG GTGCTGGAGGCCTGCATGAAGAACTGTGGGAGGAGGTTTCACAATGAAGTAGGCAAGTTCCGCTTCCTGAACGAGCTCATCAAAGTCGTCTCCCCGAAG TACCTGGGGGACAGAGTGTCTGAGAGAGTGAGGACCAAGGTCATCGAGCTGCTTTTCAGCTGGACATTGGCCCTGCCCGAGGAATCCAAGATCAAGGACGCGTATCACATGCTGAAGAGACAGG GCATCGTGCAGTATGACCCCCCAATCCCCATGGATCGCACGCTGATCCCCTCCCCACCACCACGTCCCAAAAATCCTGTGTTTGATGACGAGGAGAAATCCAAG CTCTTAGCCAAGTTGTTGAAAAGCAGAAACCCTGACGACCTGCAGGAGGCCAACAAGCTCATCAAGTCCATGGTGAAGGAA GACGAGGCCCGGATCCAGAAGGTGACTCGGCGCATGCACACGCTTGAGGAGGTGAACAACAATGCCAAGTTGCTGCATGAGATGCTGCTGCACTGCAGCCGAGAGGCAGCGTCCGAGGCTGACAAGGAGCTCATGAAG GAACTGTTCGATCGCTGCGAGAACAAGAGGCGGACGCTGTTCAAGCTGGCCAGTGAGACGGAGGACAATGACAACAGTCTGG GGGCCATCCTGCAGGCCAGTGACAACTTATCCCGCGTCATCAACACCTACAAGGCCGTGGTGGAGGGACAGGCCAACGGGGAGGTGCCCGACTTGGAAG GAAATCATTGCTGCGGCAACCAGGGGACGCTCATCGACCTTGCGGACACCGCTGACAACCCTGAGAGCCCCTCCCCAGCCCCTACGGCGTCACCCCCCTCGGGCATCCCCATTCTCCCGCCGCCCCCACAGCCCTCGGTGCCTGCACGCAACTGCCCGTCTAGCCAGGCTGAGCCCCCCTCGGAGGCCCCCAGCACCAGCCTCTCCCTGCTGGATGAAGAGCTACTCTGTCTGG GTCTCACTGACCCAGCTCCCCCCTGTGCCCCGCCAAGAGAGCCAACAGCCAACAACAGCCAGTGGCCCCTCTTTGAG AGCAAACAGCTAGAGCTGGACTTACTCAGCCCCGCACCTGCTTCTCATAGCCCCCCAGTGCCTGCCTCGGCTGCCCTGCGCCCCACACTCGCCAGCGGCCCCCTGTTGGTGGCTGAGTGCCAGGGCCCCGGGCAGGCCTGCTCTGCTCTGGGCAGTGGCACTGGCACGGTGCAGCAGCCTGAAGCCCTCGGCCACTTGGATCCGGCCAGAGC ATCCTCCAGCTTGGTGAAACCTGCCTCGTCCAGCTTCTTCCCTGGGGCCCCCGCAATGGGGCCTCTGCTCCCCTTTTCTGCAGGTCCTGGCAGTCCTCTCTTCCAGCCCGAGGGGAGCCCCATCAAGGGCCCTGAGCTCTCCCTGGCCAGCGTCCACGTCCCCCTGGAATCCATCAAACCTA GCAGCGCGCTGCCTGTGACAGCCTACGACAAGAACGGCTTCCGCATCCTCTTCCATTTCGCCAAGGAGAGTCCACCGGGGCGGCCTGacgtgctggtggtggtggtgtccaTGCTCAACACAGCCCCGCTGCCCATCCGGGGCATCGTGCTGCAGGCTGCAGTGCCCAAG TCCATGAAGGTGAAGCTGCAGCCGCCTTCAGGGACTGAGCTCTCCCCGTTCAGCCCCATGCAGCCCCCTGCCGCCATCACACAGGTCATGCTGCTGGCCAACCCTATGAAG GAAAAAGCCCGGCTGCGCTACAGGCTTACCTTCACCCTGGGGGAGCAGCTGAGCACCGAAGTGGGCGAGGTGGACCAGTTCCCGCCGGTAGAGCAGTGGGGGAgcctctga
- the MRPS7 gene encoding 28S ribosomal protein S7, mitochondrial, with protein sequence MAAPVVNAARGWSGLALGLRGAVRRLPGLTQVRWSRYGPEYKDPQVDKEYYRKPLAELNEEDKYERELKKTQLFKAAPATNTISVFEDPVISKFTNMMMKSGRKTLAKYLMAQTLETVKRKQFEKYHAASAETQASIERNPYTIFHQALKNCEPVIGLVPILKGGHFYQVPVPLGDRRRRFIAMKWMITECRNKKHRRTLMPEKLAHELIEAFHNQGPVVKRKHDMHKMAEANRALAHYRWW encoded by the exons ATGGCTGCGCCCGTGGTGAACGCTGCGCGAGGGTGGTCGGGCCTGGCGCTGGGCTTGCGGGGCGCTGTTCGGCGGCTTCCAGG GCTGACCCAGGTGAGGTGGAGCCGCTATGGGCCTGAATACAAGGACCCCCAGGTCGACAAGGAGTATTATCGCAAGCCGCTGGCTGAGCTGAACGAGGAAGACAAGTATGAGCGGGAGCTCAAGAAGACACAGCTTTTCAAAGCTGCCCCGGCCACCAACACCATCTCCGTGTTTGAAGACCCAGTGATCAG TAAATTTACCAACATGATGATGAAGAGCGGAAGGAAAACATTGGCCAAATATCTCATGGCACAG ACTCTGGAAACTGTGAAGAGGAAACAGTTTGAAAAGTACCACGCAGCCTCTGCCGAGACTCAGGCCAGCATTGAGCGAAACCCCTACACCATCTTTCATCAGGCGCTGAAGAACTGTGAGCCTGTGATCGGGCTGGTGCCCATCCTCAAGGGTGGCCACTTCTACCAG GTTCCAGTGCCACTGGGGGACCGGCGGCGGCGCTTTATTGCCATGAAGTGGATGATCACCGAGTGCCGGAATAAGAAGCATCGGCGGACACTGATGCCCGAGAAGCTGGCACACGAGCTGATTGAAGCTTTCCACAACCAGGGCCCCGTGGTCAAGAGGAAACATGATATGCATAAGATGGCAGAGGCCAACCGGGCACTTGCCCACTATCGCTGGTGGTAG